A DNA window from Caretta caretta isolate rCarCar2 chromosome 7, rCarCar1.hap1, whole genome shotgun sequence contains the following coding sequences:
- the GMPPB gene encoding mannose-1-phosphate guanylyltransferase catalytic subunit beta isoform X1 has protein sequence MSAGGLEKELDRLSGRGRSRSRSRAGPAPARRRDVAVPLPTQGDEGAHPGGWLRHPAAAADTQHPKAAGGVLQQAHAVAPAGGSAPGGRQSRDPGCQLHVGGAGGGDAGAGAAAGPLALARELLTESSEPFFVLNSDVICDFPFTDMVRFHKHHGKEGSIVVTKVEEPSKYGVVVCEAETGRIHRFVEKPQVFVSNKINAGMYIFNPSLLHRIQLRPTSIEKEIFPVMAQDGELYAMELQGFWMDIGQPKDFLTGMCMFLQSLRVQHPERLHAGPGFMGNVLVDPSAQIGENCTIGPNVTIGAGVVVEDGVRIKRCTILKGSRIRSHSWLESCIVGWLSSVGQWVRMENVTVLGEDVIVNDELYLNGANVLPHKSIAESVPEPRIIM, from the exons ATGAGCGCGGGTGGGCTGGAAAAGGAGCTGGATAGACTGTCgggcagggggcggagcaggagcaggagcagggcgggCCCTGCCCCCGCGCGCCGGCGTGACGTGGcggttcccctccccacacagggcGATGAAGGCGCTCATCCTGGTGGGTGGCTACGGCACCCGGCTGCGGCCGCTGACACTCAGCACCCCAAAGCCGCTGGTGGAGTTCTGCAACAAGCCCATGCTGTTGCACCAGCTGGAGGCTCTGCGCCAG GCGGGCGTCAATCACGTGATCCTGGCTGTCAGCTACATGtcggaggtgctggagggggcgaTGCGGGAGCAGGAGCAGCGG CGGGACCCCTGGCGCTGGCCCGGGAGCTGCTGACTGAGAGCTCGGAGCCTTTCTTCGTCCTTAATAGTGACGTGATCTGCGACTTCCCCTTCACAGACATGGTGCGCTTCCACAAGCACCACGGCAAGGAGGGCTCCATTGTG gtgacAAAGGTGGAGGAGCCCTCCAAGTACGGGGTGGTAGTGTGCGAAGCCGAGACAGGGCGCATCCACCGCTTTGTGGAGAAACCCCAGGTGTTCGTCTCAAATAAGATAAATGCCGGCATGTACATCTTCAACCCCAGTCTCCTGCACAGGATCCAG cTGCGGCCCACTTCCATAGAGAAGGAGATCTTCCCAGTGATGGCTCAGGATGGGGAGCTCTATGCCATGGAGCTGCAGG GCTTCTGGATGGACATCGGGCAGCCCAAGGACTTTCTGACGGGCATGTGTATGTTCCTGCAGTCGCTGAGGGTCCAGCACCCAGAGAGGCTGCATGCGGGCCCTGGCTTCATGGGGAACGTGCTGGTG GACCCAAGTGCTCAGATTGGTGAGAACTGCACAATTGGCCCCAATGTCACCATTggggctggggtggtggtggaggatggGGTACGGATCAAGCGCTGCACCATCCTGAAGGGCTCCCGTATCCGCTCCCACTCCTGGCTAGAGTCCTGCATTGTTGGCTGGCTGTCGTCTGTGGGTCAGTGG GTGCGGATGGAGAACGTGACAGTGCTGGGTGAGGACGTCATCGTCAATGATGAGCTCTATCTCAACGGGGCCAATGTGCTGCCACACAAGTCCATCGCTGAGTCGGTGCCGGAACCACGCATCATCATGTAG
- the GMPPB gene encoding mannose-1-phosphate guanylyltransferase catalytic subunit beta isoform X2 has translation MKALILVGGYGTRLRPLTLSTPKPLVEFCNKPMLLHQLEALRQAGVNHVILAVSYMSEVLEGAMREQEQRLGIRISLSHEKEPLGTAGPLALARELLTESSEPFFVLNSDVICDFPFTDMVRFHKHHGKEGSIVVTKVEEPSKYGVVVCEAETGRIHRFVEKPQVFVSNKINAGMYIFNPSLLHRIQLRPTSIEKEIFPVMAQDGELYAMELQGFWMDIGQPKDFLTGMCMFLQSLRVQHPERLHAGPGFMGNVLVDPSAQIGENCTIGPNVTIGAGVVVEDGVRIKRCTILKGSRIRSHSWLESCIVGWLSSVGQWVRMENVTVLGEDVIVNDELYLNGANVLPHKSIAESVPEPRIIM, from the exons ATGAAGGCGCTCATCCTGGTGGGTGGCTACGGCACCCGGCTGCGGCCGCTGACACTCAGCACCCCAAAGCCGCTGGTGGAGTTCTGCAACAAGCCCATGCTGTTGCACCAGCTGGAGGCTCTGCGCCAG GCGGGCGTCAATCACGTGATCCTGGCTGTCAGCTACATGtcggaggtgctggagggggcgaTGCGGGAGCAGGAGCAGCGG TTGGGCATTCGCATCTCCCTGTCCCATGAGAAGGAGCCACTGGGCACAG CGGGACCCCTGGCGCTGGCCCGGGAGCTGCTGACTGAGAGCTCGGAGCCTTTCTTCGTCCTTAATAGTGACGTGATCTGCGACTTCCCCTTCACAGACATGGTGCGCTTCCACAAGCACCACGGCAAGGAGGGCTCCATTGTG gtgacAAAGGTGGAGGAGCCCTCCAAGTACGGGGTGGTAGTGTGCGAAGCCGAGACAGGGCGCATCCACCGCTTTGTGGAGAAACCCCAGGTGTTCGTCTCAAATAAGATAAATGCCGGCATGTACATCTTCAACCCCAGTCTCCTGCACAGGATCCAG cTGCGGCCCACTTCCATAGAGAAGGAGATCTTCCCAGTGATGGCTCAGGATGGGGAGCTCTATGCCATGGAGCTGCAGG GCTTCTGGATGGACATCGGGCAGCCCAAGGACTTTCTGACGGGCATGTGTATGTTCCTGCAGTCGCTGAGGGTCCAGCACCCAGAGAGGCTGCATGCGGGCCCTGGCTTCATGGGGAACGTGCTGGTG GACCCAAGTGCTCAGATTGGTGAGAACTGCACAATTGGCCCCAATGTCACCATTggggctggggtggtggtggaggatggGGTACGGATCAAGCGCTGCACCATCCTGAAGGGCTCCCGTATCCGCTCCCACTCCTGGCTAGAGTCCTGCATTGTTGGCTGGCTGTCGTCTGTGGGTCAGTGG GTGCGGATGGAGAACGTGACAGTGCTGGGTGAGGACGTCATCGTCAATGATGAGCTCTATCTCAACGGGGCCAATGTGCTGCCACACAAGTCCATCGCTGAGTCGGTGCCGGAACCACGCATCATCATGTAG